A stretch of Pseudophryne corroboree isolate aPseCor3 chromosome 9, aPseCor3.hap2, whole genome shotgun sequence DNA encodes these proteins:
- the LOC134958241 gene encoding putative uncharacterized protein DDB_G0294196 — protein MQLVADVQEGQDPSNVQRVHTLAAEMTARQDTYTNVVETRLDAIEKIMEKMANGLIEMQKAHADSTAETQKTRREDHRETMDILHVLATSINRLVDNTSCLAHSVDNMSESQRHSASSQQIIATTLHMMYDKLPEPAHQHAGEPPHPPSQATRTPPSLLPPPSWYRWSQLYQGYTGMYPTHQMPPPPTPAASSTPARPPRPSQRTPQPPRASTPHQEEEEDPDGQPP, from the coding sequence atgcaattggtggcagacgtacaggaagggcaggatccctcaaatgttcagagggtacacaccctggcagcagagatgactgcccgccaggatacctacacgaatgtcgttgaaaccagactggacgccattgagaagataatggagaagatggcaaacggtctgattgaaatgcaaaaggctcatgccgacagcacggcagaaacgcaaaagaccagacgagaagatcacagggagactatggacatccttcacgttctggccacatccatcaaccggctggtggataacacatcatgcctggcacacagcgttgacaacatgtcggagagccaacgacattcggcatccagccaacagatcatcgcaaccacactgcacatgatgtacgataagctcccagagccagctcatcaacacgctggtgaaccaccacatccgccatcacaagccacacggacgcctccttcccttcttccaccaccatcctggtatagatggtcacagctgtaccaaggatatacagggatgtaccccacccaccagatgcctccaccaccaacaccggccgcatcatctacacccgcacggccaccgaggccaagtcaacgcactccccagccgcccagggcatcgacgccccatcaggaggaagaagaggatccggacggacaaccaccataa